In Carnobacterium sp. CP1, the following are encoded in one genomic region:
- a CDS encoding cysteine desulfurase family protein, with amino-acid sequence MIYFDNSATTQIDEGVLQTFLKVSQSINGNPSSLHKLGDQAAGLLQQSRAQIASLIDVTPQEIYFTSGGTEGDNWAIKGTAIEKSVFGKHLITTAIEHPAVKETMHQLEQLGFEVTYLPVDKKGVISIEDLKQALRPDTIMVSVMAINNEVGSIQPLEAIGKVLEDYPSVHFHVDAVQAVGKQPLLLGPDSRIDIASFSSHKFHGPKGVGFIYLKKGKKIAPLLNGGGQEAGLRSGTENIAGIAAMTKALRLVLSDAVEKQALQKKIKNYLADALKKYPKVTLFSSEEGAPHILCYGLKGIRGEVMVHAFEEKDIYISTTSACSSRSKTSSSTLGAMNVPEFIATNAVRVSLTDTNTMEEAKQFLNVFDELYHQFQAINA; translated from the coding sequence ATGATATATTTTGATAACAGCGCAACAACACAAATCGATGAAGGGGTTTTGCAAACCTTTTTAAAAGTCAGCCAAAGTATCAATGGCAACCCTTCTAGTCTTCATAAATTAGGCGATCAGGCTGCGGGATTACTGCAACAATCACGTGCACAGATAGCGTCGTTAATAGATGTCACTCCACAAGAGATTTATTTTACAAGTGGCGGAACGGAAGGCGATAACTGGGCGATTAAAGGAACGGCCATTGAAAAAAGTGTTTTTGGCAAACATTTGATTACAACAGCTATTGAACACCCGGCAGTTAAAGAGACGATGCATCAATTAGAACAATTGGGATTCGAAGTGACTTATTTACCTGTTGATAAAAAAGGAGTTATTTCAATCGAAGATTTAAAACAAGCTCTTCGGCCAGACACCATTATGGTTTCTGTTATGGCAATCAATAACGAAGTGGGCAGCATTCAACCGCTTGAAGCTATTGGAAAAGTATTAGAAGACTATCCCTCTGTCCATTTTCATGTAGATGCTGTCCAGGCTGTTGGGAAACAGCCTTTGTTGTTAGGTCCTGACTCACGTATCGATATCGCTTCATTTTCAAGTCATAAATTTCATGGGCCAAAAGGCGTAGGATTTATTTATTTGAAAAAAGGCAAGAAAATTGCTCCATTATTGAACGGCGGAGGTCAAGAAGCTGGGTTGCGTAGTGGGACGGAGAACATTGCAGGAATTGCTGCAATGACTAAAGCTTTGCGGTTAGTCTTATCTGATGCTGTCGAAAAACAAGCTCTCCAAAAAAAGATAAAAAACTATTTGGCTGATGCATTGAAAAAATATCCAAAAGTAACTCTTTTTTCTAGTGAGGAAGGAGCTCCGCATATTCTTTGTTATGGTTTAAAAGGCATTAGAGGCGAAGTGATGGTGCATGCTTTTGAGGAAAAAGACATTTACATTTCTACGACAAGTGCGTGTTCCAGCCGCAGTAAAACAAGTTCTAGTACTTTAGGAGCAATGAATGTTCCGGAGTTTATTGCCACAAATGCAGTTCGAGTTAGTTTGACAGATACGAATACGATGGAAGAAGCTAAACAATTTTTAAATGTATTCGATGAGCTGTACCATCAATTTCAAGCAATCAACGCATAA